TCAGTTTCATGGAGCCAGTGTGGCATTGGATTTATAACCTGTTGTTTACACTGGGCTTCATCCTTAGTGCGCCCTGGTATTTTTTCAAATTGTGGAGGCGGGGAAATTGGAGGCGGGGATTTGGCCAGCGGTTTGCCCGGTACGGCGGCCACGTGCGCCACGCTGTGACCAATCGCCAGGTTCTGTGGTTGCACGCGGTGAGCGTGGGGGAGGTCAACCTTTGTACGCAACTGATTCGCGCCCTGGAGCCGCGTCTGCCCAACGTCAAAATCGTGGTCTCCACCACCACCACCACCGGCATGGGCGAGCTGGAGAAACGGCTGCCCTCCCACATCCTCAAGGTCTATTACCCCATTGACTTTCCCAAATACGTGCGCAAGGCCATCGCCGTGCTGCATCCGGTGGCGGTGGTGTTGGTGGAAGCGGAAATCTGGCCCAATTTCCTGACCCGCCTCCGGCGTCTGAACATCCCGGTTTTCCTCGTCAACGCCCGGCTCTCCGCCCGCTCCTACCGTGGGTATCGCCTGCTGAGCGGCATCTTCCGGCCGCTGTTTGCGGGGTTCGCCGGCGTGGGCTGCCAGAATGAAGCCGACGCCGAGAAATTGCGCCGCCTGGGATGCCGTCCCGAAGCGGTGCATGTGGTGGGCAACTTGAAGTTTGATGCCGCCCAGTTGGAGGAGCGCAAGGTGCTGGACGTTCCCGCCATGCTGCGGCAGTTGGGCGTGCCCCCCCGCGCCAAAATCTGGGTGGCGGGCAGCACGCATCCCGGCGAGGAAAAACTCGTGACCGGGGTGTATCTGCGCCTGCGGCAACGGTTCCCTGAGCTGTTCCTGATTGTGGTGCCCCGGCATTTTGAGCGGGCGAAGGAGGCGATGGAGGACATGGTGGCGGCGGGGGCGCGGGTATTTTTTCGCAACCAGATCACCGCCAGCACTCAGTTGGCGCCGGGTGCGGTGGATTGCCTGCTGGTAAACACCACAGGCGAGCTGCGCCATTTCTATGCGCATGCCGACGTGGTGTTTGTGGGTAAAAGCCTCGCCGCCGAGGGCGGACAAAATCCGCTGGAGCCGGCGGCGCTGGCACGGCCGGTGATATTTGGCCCCAACATGCAGAACTTTGAAGCTGTGGCGCGACTGCTGGTCAGCCGGGGCGGCGCGCTGCAGGTCGCCAACGCGGAAGAACTGGAAGCCGCAGTGGCCGGCCTGCTCAGCGACGAGACGCGACGTCAGGAGGTGGGGCGGCAGGCCTATCGCGTGGTGCAGGAAAATCTGGGCGCGGTGGAGCGCACTGTCGAAATGATTTTGGCGCAACTGCGCTCCCGCGAGGACATTTACATCGCCGGTCCGCCCGTGGTATCGGCAGAGACCAGCAAAACGTAGAAGGCGTTTGGTTGTTTGGGACGGCTGCCGGTACAGACACCACCAGCCACCTGGATGTTTGGGTGCAAATATCCAAGCAAAAATGGCCGCTTTTGACAAGGAGAATATCGCCATATCCACGGCTTAATCCGCTGTCCAGGGGTTCACATCAGCCCCCTTTAGTTGGCCGGGGAATACATGGTAAGCCAGCAGCCCCGGAGCTGGTCATGGAATGGACGTTTCCGGCTTGCCATCCCGTAAAAATTTCCTGTTGCCGGGTGACGGGGATTTGCTATGTTTCCGGCTCTTTGCGGGCGACCGCAAAGGGTTAACGGCCTTAATGCGCACCGTGCCCGCTGGGGCGCGGCGGCCACAACAACAACAGTTATCAATCCCGGGTTCCGCGGGATGGTCGGCGGCGAGCCGCCGGCTGGCAACCAAAAGGAACAACTGAATGACGAGCGAAGCCAAGATCATGGTCGGGGTCAAAGAACTGCTGGAGGCGGGGGGGCATTTCGGGCACCAGACCCGCCGGTGGAATCCCAAGATGCGTCCGTTTATTTTTGACGCGCGCAATGGCATCCACATTATCGATTTGAGCAAGACGCTGGCCCAGTTGGAGACGGCATGCGACTTTTTGTATGACACGGTGCGCAAGGGCGGTTCGGTGCTGTTTGTGGGCACCAAGAAACAGGCGCAGGAGGCGGTGAAGGAAGCGGCCAAGGCCTGCGGGCAGTTTTTTGTCACCGAACGCTGGCTGGGCGGCACGTTGACGAATTTTGCGACCATCAGCAACTCCATCAAGCGGATGAAGCAGATTGAAAAGATGGATGCCGATGGCACGCTGGCCGGCTACGGCAAGCAGGAGCAGTCGAAAATCCGGCGCGAGCACAGCCGGTTGTTCAAGTACCTGGATGGCATTCGCGACATGCACCGTCTGCCGGCGGCCCTGTTTGTGGTGGACGTGCGCCGCGAGCACAACGCCGTGGCGGAGGCGGTGCGGATGAAGATTCCCATTGTGGCGATTGTGGATACCAATTGCGATCCCGATCCGATTACTTATCCCATTGCCGGCAACGACGATGCCATCCGCTCGGTGCGGTTGATCCTGAACACCGTGGTGGCCACCATCGCCAAGGCGCGGACGGAACTTGAGGCCGGCCGCTCCCGGCAGAAGCCAGCAGAGGAAGTGCCGGCCTCGGCGGCGTCGGCGCCGGCGCCGGTCACAGCGGCTTCCGCGGCGACGGCCTCCTGAGTTTTTCGCTTAAACCTATTCAAACGGGAGTTTGTGTCTTATGGCTGAGATTACTGCTGCCCTGGTCGCTCAATTGCGGGCGATGACCAACGTGGGCATGATGGATTGCAAGAAGGCGCTGTTGGAAACCAACGGTGATTTGAAGGCGGCGGTGGAATACCTCCGCAAGAAGGGCATTGCCGGCGCGGCCAAGATGGAAGGCCGCGAGGCGCGCGAGGGGGTGATCGCGCAATACATCGCCCCGGGTGCCCGGGTGGGCGTGCTCATCGAGGTCAATTGCATTACCGACTTCGTCGCGCGCAACGAAAGCTTCATCAAGTTTGCCGAGGAATGCGCCCGAAAACTGGCGGCGGATCCCAACGTGGACCTGGAGCCGGACCGGCTGGCCATTTTCAATGCGATTCGTGAGAAAATCGCCATTGCCCGGCATGCGCGCATTGAGGTTAGCGGCCACGGCATGGTGGCGGCCTACATCCACACCGGCGGCAAGCTGGGCGTGCTGGTGGAGGTGGGGGCGGAAAAGGAAGCCACGGTGGGCACGGAGCAGTTCCGCGAACTGGTGAAGGACATCACCCTGCAGATCGCGGCCGGGCATCCGTATGTGGTGTCGCGGGAGCAGGCGCCGGCCGACGTGGTGGCCAAGGAGCGCGAAATTGCCGCCGAGCAGGCCAAGGGGAAACCCCCGCAAGCCATCGAGAAGATTGTGGCGGGCAAGCTCGAGAAGTTCTATCAGGGCTATTGCCTGGTGGATCAGGGCTTCGTCAAGCGCAACGGCGAAATCAGCGTGGGCAAGTACATCGAAGAAGTGGCGAAAAAGCTCGATGACCGCATCACTGTACGCCGTTTCGTTCGCTTCCAGGTGGGTGAGACCACGGCCTAAACCCGGCCTGGTACAGGATTGACAGCAGACAGGCGCTTCCGTGAGGAAGCGCCTGTTTTATTAAGAGATGTAGGACTTGGGGGGTGTTTCAACCCCGGCTGGGGATCATGCCGGTTTTGCGGGCATAATTGAACAACCCGCCAGCATCCACCACCGGACGCACATCCCCCAGCGGTTTGAGTTTGAACACCTTGCCGGTGGCTTCGACGGTGACTGTGCCGGCGTCCAAATCCACAGTGACCACTTCGCCGGTCTTCAGGACGTCACAAAGGCGCTCCACGCTTTCGCAGGGATACAGCTCGCCGGTGGCCACGCAGTTGCGGAAAAAGATGCGCGCAAAACTTTCGGCCACCACCGCGCGGCACCCGGCGGAGCCCAGGGCAATGGGGGCATGCTCCCGCGAGCTGCCGCAGCCAAAATTGCGTCCAGCAATGACGATGGGGTATTCACTGTCGAGCTGGCCCTCCTTCACGTAACGGATGGGGTACTGCGACTCCGGCAGTCCCCACAAGGCGTAGCTGCCCAGTTTTTCGTACTCGGCCGGAATGGTGGGCACGAGGTTCAAAAACTGCGCGGGGATGATTTGATCGGTGTCAATATTGTCCCGCACCACATAGACCGGACCTTTGATAACACTTTGCATGTCGGAAAAGATGCCGCCGGGCGGGGGATTTTTCAACCGGAATTGCGGCCGGGGCGATGTTCTGGTTCCGCACTGGACCGTGGCCGGCGGTTATCATCAGCAAGCAGCCCGTTTCTGCCTGCAAACCAGCGTTTTATCCTTCCCGCCGCGGGGGTTCCTCCATTTTTTTGATAAAGGCGGAAAACAGATCAATAGGCAGGGGCAGGAAGGTGGTGGTGTTGTGCTCGCTGGAGATTTCGCGCATGGTTTGCAGGAAACGCAGTTGCAGGGCCACCGGCTCCTTGCTGATCATGGCCGCCGCCTGCACGAGCTTTTCCGCGGCCTGAAACTCGCCCTCGGCGTTGATAATCTTGGCCCGGCGTTCGCGCTCCGTTTCGGCCTGCTTGGCCATGGCGCGCTTCATGCCGTCCGGCAGCACCACGTCGCGCACCTCCACCGAGGTCACCTTGACGCCCCAGGTGTCCGTCTGGCGGTCCAGGATTTCCTGCAAAGTCTGGTTGATCTTTTCGCGGTGGGCGAGGAGTTCATCCAGCTCGGCCTGACCAAGCACGCTGCGGAGGGTGGTTTGGGCCATGAGTGCCGTGGCGCGCAGGTAGTGCTCCACCTTGACGACTGCGGCTTCCGGGTCCACCACGCGGAAATACACGACGGCATCCACGGTGACCGGCACGTTGTCCCGCGTCATGACTTCCTGGCGGGGCACATCAATGGTGACTACGCGCAAATCCACTTTGACCATGCGGTCCACCACGGGAATGAGGAGGATCAGTCCCGGCCCCTTGGCGCCGAGCAGTTTGCCCAGCCGAAAGATCACGCCGCGCTCATACTCACGCAACACGCGAATCATCGAGGGCAGCACCAGCGAGGCGAGCACCACGATGGGAATGAGCCAGCCGAGAGCGCTCATCAGTTTTTCCAGCAGGTTCATGGTTTGGTCTCCGGGTTTGTGGGTTTGGGTTTTACTTTCAAGGTCAGTCCTTCCACCGCCTCGATTTCCACCTCCTGCCCGGGGGCGAGATCCACCGGGCTGAGGGCGTTCCAGTATTCACCTTCCACAAAAACTTTGGCCGCCCCGGGGCCCGTGGCGGCAATGACTTTGGCCGTCTGGCCGATCATGCCCTCCTTTCCGGTCTTGGTGCGGAGGAATTGGGCTTTCAAGCCGGCACCCACCACAAAGACAAAAAATGCGGTGGTGAGCACGGTGGCCGGAATAATCATCCCCAGCGAGAGCCGCCAGAACGGCTCCGTGCGATCAAAGAGCATCAAGGCCCCCAGAAAAAAGCTGATAACCCCGCCGACGGTAAGCACGCCGTGGGTGGTGGCGTAAATGTCGGCAATAAACAGTCCTACCGCCAGCAGCAGCAAGGCCACCCCGGCCACGTTCACCGGCAGGACGGCGGCCAGATAGAGCGCCAGGATTAACGAGATGGCCCCCACCACGCCCGGCAGAATGGCGCCCGGATTGCTCAACTCGCCCAAGATACCATACACCGCCATGAGCATCAGGATGAACATAATCTCCGGCCGCCACAGCATCTGGAAGACGCGCTCCCGCATGATCATCGGAATGGGTTGCACTTGGGCTTCCCTGGTTTTCAGGGCGCGTCCCTGGGCCGGCCGGCCGTCCATTTGTTGCAGCAGATCCGCAACGTCTTTCGCAATCAAATCAATCACCTTCTTTTCCAGTGCCTGCTCGGCAGTGAGGCTCGCGCTTTCCCGGACCGACGCCTTGGCCCATTCCACATTCCGCTGGCGGCGATGGGCAATGCTCTCAATGAAGCTGGTGGCGAAACTTTCCATTTTCTGCTTCATCACCTCGTCGGGTTTCTGCTCGCCTCCGCCGCCGCCCATGGCCACCGGATGCGCCGCGCCAATAGTGGTGTTGGGGGCCATGGCGGCAATATCCGCCGCCAGGGTGATGAAACAGCCGGCGCTGCCGGCGCTCGCCCCAGAAGGGGCCACATAAACCACGGTGGGCACGGGGGAATCGTAGAAGGACTGCACAATGTCCTTGGTGCTGTCCAACAAGCCGCCGGGGGTGTCCAGTTGGATAATCAGGCACTGGGCTTGGGCCTCCTGCGCTACACGGATGGCCCGGGCAATATAACTGGCCGTGGCCGGGCCAATAGCCCCTTTAATTTGGATGAGCGCGGCTCGTTCAGCGCCCCAGCCACTGCACGCCAGCCCCAACAGGCATCCCCAAATCAGCCTGCGTACCATGACACTAATTTAACCGCACCCGCCGGCGTGGGTCAATGAATTCAGAACAAAACCTCAGGGTTACCCCCCATTTTTAGGCCAGAATCGGCCAAACGGAATGGCAGGCACATTTTCCCACCGCCACAGGGGCCGATGGTCCATGGGCGGTATTGTGCCGGGTGCTGACGGGACCTCGGCGCGGCCTTAAAACAGCCCGGTGGTCTCAGGGAAACCACAGGCGATGTTCATGGCTTGCACGGCCTGGCCGCTGGCGCCTTTGACCAAATTATCCTCGGCACTGATGACCAGCAGCCGCCCCGTGCGCGGATCCACGCGCCAGGCAAGATCCAGGAAATTGGTGCCCACCACATTTTTGGTGTCGGGCAGGGCCTTGCCTTCCAGCCGGCGCACAAACGGCTCGTTGGCATAAGCTCGCGCATAACACTCGGCCACCCCCCGGCTTAGGGCCGCGGCGGCTTCTGCGCCCTGGGCCGGGGTGGCAGGGGTCAAATACAACGTCGTTAAAATGCCCCGGTTCACGGGGATTAAATGGGGGGTGAATTGAATCATCACCGGCTGTCCCGCCGCCCGGGAAAGCTCCTGTTCAATCTCCGAGAGATGCCGATGTTTGGGAATGCCGTAGGCGCGCATGCTTTCGTTGCACTCACAGAACAGGTAATCCAGCTCGGCCTTGCGTCCCGCACCGCTGACGCCGCTCAGGGAATTGGCAATGATGCCCTGCGGTAAAACCAGCCCGTCCCGCAGGAGGGGGATGAGCGGCAGCAAAATGCTGGTGGGATAGCAGCCGGGGCAGGCGAGCAGTTGGGCGCCCCGGATGGCTTCCCGATACACTTCGGGCAGCGCATAGACTGCCTGCTTTAATAATTCCGGGGCGGGATGGTCATGGCCGTAAAAATCCTGGTACACGGCGGCATCGCGCAGCCGGAAATCAGCGC
This sequence is a window from Verrucomicrobiia bacterium. Protein-coding genes within it:
- a CDS encoding 3-deoxy-D-manno-octulosonic acid transferase codes for the protein MEPVWHWIYNLLFTLGFILSAPWYFFKLWRRGNWRRGFGQRFARYGGHVRHAVTNRQVLWLHAVSVGEVNLCTQLIRALEPRLPNVKIVVSTTTTTGMGELEKRLPSHILKVYYPIDFPKYVRKAIAVLHPVAVVLVEAEIWPNFLTRLRRLNIPVFLVNARLSARSYRGYRLLSGIFRPLFAGFAGVGCQNEADAEKLRRLGCRPEAVHVVGNLKFDAAQLEERKVLDVPAMLRQLGVPPRAKIWVAGSTHPGEEKLVTGVYLRLRQRFPELFLIVVPRHFERAKEAMEDMVAAGARVFFRNQITASTQLAPGAVDCLLVNTTGELRHFYAHADVVFVGKSLAAEGGQNPLEPAALARPVIFGPNMQNFEAVARLLVSRGGALQVANAEELEAAVAGLLSDETRRQEVGRQAYRVVQENLGAVERTVEMILAQLRSREDIYIAGPPVVSAETSKT
- the rpsB gene encoding 30S ribosomal protein S2; protein product: MTSEAKIMVGVKELLEAGGHFGHQTRRWNPKMRPFIFDARNGIHIIDLSKTLAQLETACDFLYDTVRKGGSVLFVGTKKQAQEAVKEAAKACGQFFVTERWLGGTLTNFATISNSIKRMKQIEKMDADGTLAGYGKQEQSKIRREHSRLFKYLDGIRDMHRLPAALFVVDVRREHNAVAEAVRMKIPIVAIVDTNCDPDPITYPIAGNDDAIRSVRLILNTVVATIAKARTELEAGRSRQKPAEEVPASAASAPAPVTAASAATAS
- the tsf gene encoding translation elongation factor Ts produces the protein MAEITAALVAQLRAMTNVGMMDCKKALLETNGDLKAAVEYLRKKGIAGAAKMEGREAREGVIAQYIAPGARVGVLIEVNCITDFVARNESFIKFAEECARKLAADPNVDLEPDRLAIFNAIREKIAIARHARIEVSGHGMVAAYIHTGGKLGVLVEVGAEKEATVGTEQFRELVKDITLQIAAGHPYVVSREQAPADVVAKEREIAAEQAKGKPPQAIEKIVAGKLEKFYQGYCLVDQGFVKRNGEISVGKYIEEVAKKLDDRITVRRFVRFQVGETTA
- a CDS encoding 3-isopropylmalate dehydratase, which encodes MQSVIKGPVYVVRDNIDTDQIIPAQFLNLVPTIPAEYEKLGSYALWGLPESQYPIRYVKEGQLDSEYPIVIAGRNFGCGSSREHAPIALGSAGCRAVVAESFARIFFRNCVATGELYPCESVERLCDVLKTGEVVTVDLDAGTVTVEATGKVFKLKPLGDVRPVVDAGGLFNYARKTGMIPSRG
- a CDS encoding slipin family protein, with the translated sequence MNLLEKLMSALGWLIPIVVLASLVLPSMIRVLREYERGVIFRLGKLLGAKGPGLILLIPVVDRMVKVDLRVVTIDVPRQEVMTRDNVPVTVDAVVYFRVVDPEAAVVKVEHYLRATALMAQTTLRSVLGQAELDELLAHREKINQTLQEILDRQTDTWGVKVTSVEVRDVVLPDGMKRAMAKQAETERERRAKIINAEGEFQAAEKLVQAAAMISKEPVALQLRFLQTMREISSEHNTTTFLPLPIDLFSAFIKKMEEPPRREG
- a CDS encoding nodulation protein NfeD; this translates as MVRRLIWGCLLGLACSGWGAERAALIQIKGAIGPATASYIARAIRVAQEAQAQCLIIQLDTPGGLLDSTKDIVQSFYDSPVPTVVYVAPSGASAGSAGCFITLAADIAAMAPNTTIGAAHPVAMGGGGGEQKPDEVMKQKMESFATSFIESIAHRRQRNVEWAKASVRESASLTAEQALEKKVIDLIAKDVADLLQQMDGRPAQGRALKTREAQVQPIPMIMRERVFQMLWRPEIMFILMLMAVYGILGELSNPGAILPGVVGAISLILALYLAAVLPVNVAGVALLLLAVGLFIADIYATTHGVLTVGGVISFFLGALMLFDRTEPFWRLSLGMIIPATVLTTAFFVFVVGAGLKAQFLRTKTGKEGMIGQTAKVIAATGPGAAKVFVEGEYWNALSPVDLAPGQEVEIEAVEGLTLKVKPKPTNPETKP
- the argC gene encoding N-acetyl-gamma-glutamyl-phosphate reductase; translated protein: MTSNQASPVRVAIVGASGYSGEELVRLLLRHPAVKLTAVTSRQYAGQPLTQVFPRFAALPEARGLAFVEPEVERLAREADVIFLALPHGVAAEFAQPLLARGRRVIDLSADFRLRDAAVYQDFYGHDHPAPELLKQAVYALPEVYREAIRGAQLLACPGCYPTSILLPLIPLLRDGLVLPQGIIANSLSGVSGAGRKAELDYLFCECNESMRAYGIPKHRHLSEIEQELSRAAGQPVMIQFTPHLIPVNRGILTTLYLTPATPAQGAEAAAALSRGVAECYARAYANEPFVRRLEGKALPDTKNVVGTNFLDLAWRVDPRTGRLLVISAEDNLVKGASGQAVQAMNIACGFPETTGLF